Proteins encoded within one genomic window of Besnoitia besnoiti strain Bb-Ger1 chromosome II, whole genome shotgun sequence:
- a CDS encoding hypothetical protein (encoded by transcript BESB_033820) — protein MTWITAAVSLALAFPLIQQANAQGDEPVPPAASPPAEACNDPKYASTGLSLTLGTNDNQVSFRCATTGPADLEPPINEKMVCVDSSCGSKQSLRDACPGADLTEIPPGEKEQDEPTTYQLTVPLHGRPDTHLYYKCKYGAKPLRPQGKPGKSTPSGEKGDPGRTDGNLGAGSPAGEAKQGEEDKGAHENDMGSLTAATECLVTIKIERTEPQAQPETPHQPNNQGSPSVPPEQIVQITECNEGTITTSLSANIPLRFRCAKELFLNPTSIAKVYEDSNGRCENEVELSSVLKAELQQQVPRPQEENHGFYELTLQDPPIHDTSLCYKCVIRDADPESSLPPSVRTAASQKQCFIKVSVKGTGGLTSSAFPVVASPVLLLEYVLVLFFYTVL, from the coding sequence ATGACTTGGATCACCGCCGCCGTTTCGTTGGCGCTGGCCTTCCCACTCATTCAGCAGGCCAACGCACAAGGTGACGAGCCGGTTCCCCCGGCTGCATcaccgcctgcggaggcttGCAATGACCCAAAATACGCCAGCACTGGCTTGTCGTTGACCCTTGGGACCAACGACAATCAAGTGTCCTTTAGGTGTGCAACAACAGGACCTGCAGATCTTGAGCCGCCGATAAATGAAAAAATGGTCTGCGTTGACTCGTCATGTGGCAGTAAACAGTCGCTCAGGGACGCGTGTCCTGGTGCCGACTTAACCGAAATTCCCCCCGGTGAAAAGGAGCAAGACGAGCCCACAACGTATCAGCTCACCGTGCCACTACATGGACGACCCGATACGCACCTCTACTACAAATGCAAATATGGCGCCAAGCCTCTACGGCCACAGGGAAAACCCGGAAAATCAACTCCTAGTGGGGAGAAAGGAGATCCAGGAAGAACCGACGGAAATCTTGGAGCGGGAAGTCCAGCGGGTGAAGCGAagcaaggagaagaagacaaagGAGCACACGAAAATGACATGGGTTCATTGACAGCTGCCACAGAGTGCCTGGTCACCATAAAGATCGAGCGCACAGAACCCCAGGCACAGCCTGAAACGCCACATCAGCCTAATAACCAGGGAAGTCCCTCAGTTCCTCCAGAGCAAATCGTGCAAATCACCGAGTGCAACGAGGGCACCATCACCACAAGCCTCTCGGCAAATATTCCACTCAGATTCCGATGCGCAAAAGAGCTTTTTTTGAACCCAACCTCGATTGCAAAAGTCTATGAAGACAGTAACGGCCGGTGCGAGAACGAGGTCGAGCTGTCATCCGTCTTGAAAGCTGAGTTGCAGCAGCAGGTTCCGAGGCCTCAAGAAGAAAATCACGGTTTCTACGAGCTAACCCTTCAGGACCCTCCCATCCATGACACTAGCTTGTGTTATAAGTGCGTGATACGTGATGCAGATCCAGAGTCGTCACTGCCGCCTTCAGTAAGGACGGCGGCATCGCAAAAGCAATGCTTTATCAAGGTGTCGGTTAAAGGTACAGGAGGCCTCACCTCTTCTGCATTTCCCGTCGTAGCATCGCCGGTTTTGCTACTTGAGTACGTGCTTGTCCTGTTTTTCTACACAGTACTGTAG
- a CDS encoding hypothetical protein (encoded by transcript BESB_033830) — MHRGMGYARGFVTATHFAVAVLVALALVRSRPSYGQEDGLAPSGGALQEGTCDEKNTSTGGLALTLRPSDEYVSFKCGETGTAELLPAFEQQMVYDDPDCGEQHKKELQLACLDAKLYEEPPNQEQGRPKSYKLSVPRGGRSKTTLCYKCKLTAKPNQVNVEKNNRREGVAVRASGDRGDAGVAEESGPVGGLRTGDGLETHNEENSVSGAVTYCLVKIEVQESSKPGKPEKPQAPDEHLTPSTSHDGSLQVTECNKDTVTEVLSPEKTVRFRCEKDHVLKPSTSAMVYDDSDEQCTKEVELSSIVNAALKPPNSKSGTSETTDYYELALEATPKHDAALCYRCVVPDPDGKWSSTSMRTAAPEQKGCLLKVSVKGTDGSASLATSVSALPPTLVGSAISLLLYAMM; from the coding sequence ATGCACCGCGGCATGGGGTACGCCAGAGGGTTTGTTACGGCGACGCATTTTGCTGTCGCCGTTTTGGTGGCACTGGCTCTCGTACGGTCTCGACCGTCTTACGGTCAGGAAGACGGGCTGGCTCCCTCCGGAGGGGCGCTCCAGGAGGGAACCTGCGATGAGAAGAATACCTCCACCGGCGGACTTGCGTTGACACTTCGGCCCAGCGACGAGTATGTCTCATTTAAGTGTGGAGAAACAGGAACGGCAGAGCTTTTGCCCGCATTCGAACAGCAGATGGTCTACGACGACCCGGACTGTGGGGAACAGCACAAAAAAGAGCTGCAACTGGCGTGCCTCGACGCCAAGTTGTACGAAGAGCCGCCGAACCAGGAACAGGGCAGGCCGAAAAGCTATAAGCTCTCTGTGCCAAGAGGTGGACGCTCCAAGACGACCCTATGCTACAAATGTAAACTCACTGCTAAACCTAATCAGGTGAACGTGGAGAAAAACAACCGGAGGGAGGGTGTCGCTGTGCGCGCCAGCGGTGACAGGGGAGATGCAGGAGTTGCAGAGGAGTCTGGACCGGTTGGCGGCCTGAGAACAGGAGACGGTTTAGAAACACACAACGAGGAAAACAGTGTATCAGGTGCCGTGACATACTGCCTTGTGAAGATAGAAGTCCAGGAGAGCTCCAAGCCGGGAAAGCCTGAAAAGCCACAGGCGCCTGATGAACACTTGACGCCCTCCACCTCGCATGACGGGTCTCTGCAAGTGACTGAATGCAATAAAGACACTGTAACTGAGGTCTTATCTCCAGAGAAGACTGTCAGATTCAGATGTGAGAAGGATCACGTGCTGAAGCCATCCACGTCAGCTATGGTTTAtgacgacagcgacgagcAGTGCACCAAGGAGGTGGAGCTTTCATCCATTGTGAATGCGGCTCTCAAACCGCCGAACTCCAAATCCGGAACTAGCGAAACGACAGATTACTATGAACTGGCTCTGGAGGCGACTCCCAAGCACGACGCCGCGCTGTGCTATAGGTGCGTGGTGCCTGATCCAGACGGAAAGTGGTCATCGACTTCTATGAGAACAGCAGCACCCGAGCAGAAAGGGTGCTTGCTGAAGGTGTCGGTCAAGGGAACAGATGGGTCAGCCTCTTTGGCAACGTCTGTGTCAGCATTACCGCCAACGTTGGTCGGCAGCGCGATATCACTTTTGCTGTACGCGATGATGTAG
- a CDS encoding hypothetical protein (encoded by transcript BESB_033840), with translation MGRLRGSVVVTGFAAALSMVLALLQVQPVCGQDNGPPLGEDAQKLQTCDRDKQSKGGLSFHIQSGQDRVSFRCATAEYTELEPAFSNQSQDVCLNSNCSSSNKLDLQCPGAILTDISAHQQDGGKAYQLTVPPHGRPETTLYYRCKAPAKPDKLDLLQKRTERRLKTARELGDVGEAGKPGQEGRLGAGTEDTRRGPEEEEAGGPGETHPSVSTETACLVTIKVDRTFPVEPSEKPNNPDAQENPPAPQRQPEKVTECSAETVKADLSTDKPLHFRCKKGQELRPASATKVYDDSDRKCTNEVELASLLKAALKMHKPTPAEGETAEYYELALQELPLHDTPLCYKCVTSGSGSADSAPATMRSAAAEKTQCLLKVSVKGTAGPVSSAFLAAASPTFGVGFVGMMLLYSV, from the coding sequence ATGGGGCGACTACGAGGTTCCGTTGTGGTGACTGGGTTTGCTGCCGCGCTTTCGATGGTGCTGGCGCTCCTACAAGTTCAACCGGTCTGCGGGCAAGACAATGGGCCGCCTCTCGGGGAGGATGCGCAGAAGTTGCAGACTTGCGACAGGGACAAACAATCCAAGGGCGGGCTGTCATTTCACATTCAGTCCGGACAGGACCGAGTATCCTTTCGGTGCGCAACTGCGGAATACACAGAACTTGAGCCGGCCTTTTCAAATCAATCCCAAGACGTTTGTCTAAACTcgaactgcagcagcagcaacaaGCTGGACCTGCAATGCCCTGGTGCTATACTGACCGATATATCGGCGCACCAGCAAGACGGAGGAAAGGCGTACCAACTCACTGTGCCACCGCACGGTCGTCCGGAAACGACTCTTTACTACAGATGCAAAGCCCCAGCCAAACCGGACAAACTTGACCTCCTACAGAAAAGGACAGAGAGGCGActgaagacggcgagggaaCTAGGAGACGTAGGGGAAGCAGGAAAACCAGGACAAGAAGGGAGACTTGGAGCAGGAACAGAAGACACCAGACGTGGaccagaagaagaggaagcaggcgGCCCAGGGGAGACTCACCCATCAGTCTCGACTGAAACAGCGTGCCTGGTCACGATAAAGGTCGACCGAACCTTTCCGGTGGAGCCCTCGGAAAAGCCGAACAATCCTGACGCACAAGAAAACCCCCCGGCGCCACAAAGGCAGCCCGAGAAAGTCACAGAGTGTAGCGCTGAGACTGTCAAGGCGGACCTCTCGACTGACAAGCCTCTCCATTTCAGATGCAAGAAAGGCCAAGAGCTTCGGCCGGCATCCGCCACCAAGGTATACGACGACAGCGATCGAAAGTGCACCAACGAGGTTgagctcgcctccctcctgaAGGCTGCGCTGAAAATGCACAAGCCTACTCCAGCGGAAGGCGAAACTGCAGAGTACTATGAGCTTGCCCTTCAGGAACTTCCATTGCACGACACGCCCCTATGCTACAAGTGCGTGACGTCTGGCTCAGGCTCCGCAgactcggcgccggcgacgatgagatccgccgcggcggagaagacgcagtGCTTACTCAAGGTCTCAGTGAAGGGGACGGCAGGTCCAGTTTCATCCGCATTCcttgccgcggcgtcgcctacTTTCGGGGTTGGGTTTGTGGGCATGATGTTGCTCTACTCGGTGTAG